The following are from one region of the Acidiferrobacteraceae bacterium genome:
- a CDS encoding PilX N-terminal domain-containing pilus assembly protein yields MSQPTATGNQEGAVLVIGLIILVVMTILGITAMQSTVVEEKMAGNFKDKDVAFRAAEAGLQ; encoded by the coding sequence ATGAGTCAGCCAACCGCAACAGGCAATCAGGAGGGGGCCGTCCTGGTCATCGGCCTCATCATCCTGGTCGTCATGACGATTCTCGGCATCACCGCCATGCAGTCGACCGTGGTGGAAGAGAAGATGGCGGGCAACTTCAAGGACAAGGATGTTGCGTTTCGCGCCGCCGAGGCGGGGCTGCAATGA